The sequence below is a genomic window from Bactrocera neohumeralis isolate Rockhampton chromosome 4, APGP_CSIRO_Bneo_wtdbg2-racon-allhic-juicebox.fasta_v2, whole genome shotgun sequence.
TTCATAGACGCAATCATACAGCTCCACTAAAAACTTAGTTAGTCACACTGTTGCAACTCAAACACTTATTTGAGTTGAACTGAAAGTTCAGCTTGCACCACGACCCCTAGTTTCGAGACAGATGAATAGTTGCGGAGCTGAGGAGTGGCAATCGAATTAAATTTTGCTCCTTGTAGCAGCGAGCATTTTAGTTTCCAGAAGTTTGTGGATAATGAAGTTTAGTGGTGAAGTATACGATGGTAAGAACAATGACTTTACTCACTTTAGGGCAATAGCccttaacctcaaaaaaattagcgaattcaaacatacatatatgagcgacaaacatatacatatgtatgtgtaaagaATTAATATACCAAATATAGAAAGAAGCGTAGAAACCCAACATAACGTTGTCACGGCCAAAGATGTATCCTTTTCAATAAATCCTACTCATACCTGTATACGAAGGGTCTTCCGTACTCAAAAATTTCGTTAAATGCGCTTAAACTcgatccatttttatttatagacaTAAAACCATGTTTCGTAACGAAATTTAGCTTCACTGTTGAGAAATTTGATTACTCGAATTAAAGATAGAAAAGCTAATAGGTTTTTAAACTCTCCAATGAAAGCCTTACAGTTTTCTAAATAATAAACCCTTAAACCCCATTTTGTAtggtaagtttttttaatattcccaCTAGATTGACCCAGAATCTAGGTCAAATTAGGATTGTTTAGAACGCACTGCAATATAAAAGTAGAAACTGACATCTCTTTAGAGAGCTACTACAGCTCTCGCGACCTTCTTATGTTGTACTTCTTGATAAGATGTCAATTGTGATAGCATGCTATTTGGCCTAGCAtaagtatttttcaaaaatcaattcGGTTTCGCCATCCGTTACCTAACTAAAATTTATGCGTGGCATGCGTTTTTCAtgaaatgaagaggtcataacggctgttgaagcgtattttgcagaccttccggattctcagaGATTGgaggagcaagtgtattaatgttcagggagattatactgaataataaagtgtattttgaataattaaattgtgtttttcttaattGAACAACAATATCGTAAAACATAATCTAttgaatttttaagatatctcaaaTCTCATTACaatcatacaaaaataatagGGTTGCAAATGAAATACATTTActtatattacaaaattattgtcCAACAAATGTCTCTATAAAATTTACTACTTTTTCTAATAGTAACCACTTCTCTTTACATActttcttataaaataataagcCACTACATTGAAGGCGACAGCCAAACCCAGAAGACCCAAGCAATCCACCCAGTAAGTGTACTCGGCCGTTTTGAAAGAACCACGCTTTAAGACTTCAACACCATTTTGTACGCAAGGATGATCCAGATTTTCTGGACAAACTGAAAAAGAAAGATAAATTTTGAGCTCCAACTCACACTgtattacaaatataatttacataccAATCTCATCCACATTTATCCAAAAGTTGTACATTAAGGCTTCATTGGAATagaaaaataacgaaaaatattttagatatggTATGGAATCCACATTGTAGTAAGCGCCACCAAAAATTAGGAATATCAAATCAAAAGGTGCGGCACACTCCGTAGCCATGGTATCGGTCTCAAAGAAGCTCGACAGAAAAAGACCATACGCGGTAGCCGTAACAGCGGAGAGACCCAACACCAGCCCCATTGTCAAGAATAACATAAATCCTCTTGCATAGTACACGGTGCCATAAATAACCGAGAAGAAAACATAACCTTTAAAGAAAGCCATTGGTATGAAGGACAATACGACTGCCACATAGTAAGCGGAAAGGCTGTAGGTGCCTTCGCCCACTTCACGTCGCATAATCGGCAGTGCGCTGGGAAAGACATAGGTCACGCCATACGAGAAAGTGAATATCATTTCGCTGGACAACATAAATATGGAGCCACCAATATCTTGCACTGATGTCTGAGTCAGACCACTCACGCCGGAGTACATGATGGCCAAAGTCACTGAGGTTATCTAAAAAGAGATTTGATTAATACAGAACTTTTTGTAAAGCAAAGtactatatattttgaaataccatGAAGAGTCCCAGTGAAATAAAGCCGCGCTTTATATTTCGACTATCATCTGTTATGAATCGAATTAGTAGCAAGTAAACTTGGTAGATCCAACGAATCTTTTTGCtggaatttaaacaaaatattaagtaaTGCGATGACAAAGCAAAAGTTGTACTATATAAGtagatatattaattttaaaatatatggaaGGTCcggaaaagttttaaaagattcgaacaaagagaaaataaagaaattataccAAGTCcatcaaatttaatttctaatcaTTTATTGTACTCGAAAGGACTGAAATATATGTAGAGATCTCGAAAACCAAGTTCTTTTTCATATATGTAGAGATAAAAATTGACTTCGCATGAAAATTTCGACAGTCATCTGCCGATCATTAAGACCTATATTTTCTTTAGATCAGTATTGTGGTTAGGGATAGTGTCTCAAGTAAcgacaaataaatttatgatttcCCAAGCCATGCTTAACTTCCTTTGTCTAAACCGTACATTTACatgcttaaaataattttcttttctctctctcttctctgaaaatattaaaaaagtgaaggatatggtgcttcaAAAaccgtcaggcaagtgttagagagatggcaagagaactcgacatctctcgcgattCCGTTGAaatgattttggtagatattttgggtatgaacgcgttcttgctcgactcgtcccgataagctaatttttttttcaaaaagagttccGTAAACAGGTCACTTTGGAGATGCTTGAACTACGCGGAGGCACCCTTTTCCCAATAGGTCATCGgtaatggcgtcgcaatggctgagtttcaaatatttttttccaaaaatttctttgCTGTATGTTTGTAATACTAAAAAATCctaataacatatgtatatcatttgtCGTATGAgacaaaaattgttgaaaaaaggatGCTCTTACCTAAGGAAACTCATGTAACCTCTCAATTAGAAACATTAAATTGTCgttgtatttttaaatcaacTGTCATACtcacaaatttttaatgttgtacAAATAATCGCCACTGTAGGAGCGCGCCAACAACCAACTTCCCGAATAACGACCCCATGTCTCATTCTCATATTTCGTTTTGATCAATTCACCGTCCTTGCCTTGTGTGTGCGCATCGGAgattgttttcaaataaaaatcggCTGGATTGCAATTTTGCGGTAACACGTAACCTAAACTGAGAAACGAAgaacacatacaaaaaatattagttttgacATTCAAATTGTCAAGCTATCCCCGCCACAAATGCTCACTTACTTggtaaaaaactgaaaagcacGATCAGTGCTACCTTGATATACAACGCGTCCCGCATCCATTAGTATAATGTGTGTGAAGAGTTCAAAGACAGCCGAACTCGGCTGGTGTATGGAACAGATGATAGCTTTCTTGTGTCGCCCATTGGGACTATTGTTGAGCACACCTAGTGTGGGTATCTCCTTAATCGAGTCGAAAATATTCTCATCCGATTGCAGCACTTCCATTTCAATGGAATTACTCGTGCTTTGCTCACTGCTGCTGGGCGGCGTAATAAACGAGTCCTCGCCATAGACCGACGTGAGTGAATGTTTCGTAACGCGATGACGTGTACATAGATGACGTAGCGTTTTAATCACCGTGTAAGCGCTGTAGCTATCCAAACCGGTGGTGGGTTCATCACAGAATATGAATGGTGGATCGGTGATAAGCTACAAGTGcgtaaatattattgtttatttttgtacttcATCTCTGATTCGTAAGCTGTCTATGTAAATAGTATGCGTACCTCTTCGGCCAGACTCAACCGTTTGCGTTCGCCACCCGACAGCGATTGTATACGCGTATGGGTCGCATCTCGTAGGCCACAAGCGAGTAATAGGTCGTTGACACGCTGACGTTTCTGCGCTTTCGTCGTTTTACGATGCATTTTGAAGTGCGACTGTAGGGGTGGAGAGAGCATGTTTGTGTGAGAGAACAATAGCAACAGGTATTCACAATCCAATTAGTATGCGGTGAGCTTTTCACCAACTATAGAGGTgtatggtatgtacatacatatgtatgtgtacagtTTCACCCCCAGGTGCTtaccataaaatataaatgctcGTAGGCCGTAAATGTTTTCACATTGATTTCGAATTGCGGTAAAAAGCTCGATATGCGCGTCATTTCATCTCGCCCCATGGCCACGCCATTCAATACGACTTCACCGGTTAAATTACCTCGCAAACGTTGCGATATGGCGGCAAGTAGTGTGGTCTTGCCGGCACCGCTGCAACCCAATATGGCAACTAAATTGCCAGTTTTCATATGGCCACTGACTATATTGAGATAATGTAAACAGTTAAATAAATTAGCACTGAGTTTcgtaaatattattgaattttatactcttaaataaaaattgtttatatacataattcaaTACAGTTATTAAACCGGAAAAATGGTTTCACAAATACTTGAGCTTGAGAACTTGCGCGcttgaggctagctaggctaagtgcgacgtctttaaacgcgttttttcgaaactttgtttttgaagtcggttggcaagatttctcgagaacaaCTCAACCGAtctacatgaaattttacacagggcTTTGAAATACAATTCCTAAAGACTTCGAAGaatgatttttttcgattataactatttgaaaaaataaaaaattgtcgcgaaattttcactgaaattttcatttttttctgaaaaagtctgccaaaaatccgcttttcatttttttttctttcgtctaagttctaagttaaagttttaactaaaacacgtattttttcactttagatgatcctttaaggagttatcctgccaaggcgggcgcatcttttttccgagcgGTTAcaggaaatggcgtcgcaatggccgagttaaaaatatttttgccgaaaatttcaaaatttttggttgtagcaataaaaaattctaataaaatatttattttttttttacatgagaaaaaatttattgaaaaagggCTAGTTTTTATCCGAGGAAACCCAAGAAACGCCATAAGCTATTTTCTATAAGTCAATAATTCAACATTGTGGGCACTTTACACTTCTGCTAAGCCAACTGGCCTATACCTGATACTATGAATTCTAACCCAAAACTTGCAgccctaaatgtatgctacaaaAATGCTACCATTTGATAAAACATCACCTGAATTCAAgtatgtgtataatattttgataacaatacaattttctgaaaaaaatgttggGCAGTGTACAAAAGAAgtgattataattttaattccataaaTAGATTACTGGATTATTTAATACTTTGCATAAAGCTTTTGGGTACTTAAGCACTTGAGcctgtattaaaaaaatatatacaaatttgagaTTGCTActgctttatatattttacaaaacacTTTGTTAGATAGAATATAAATTTaagatattaatatacatactatttaCTTTCAACTCACCGTCTTTGAGTATGCGCAGTTCCTTAACCTTCCGGCACTCTTGCCAAAATGTATAATTGCTTTGTTCATTCGATGGCACATGATAATTAAGATTTTTCCACTCCAAACACAAATTACTTGGAATTTCATACATTCTAGAAGTTCAAGCACCTTCTTCTTTGTTAcacaatcaaaaatatatatttaactcaAAGCGTTCGACACTTTATGGAAGAAACGTGTTTTAGTCTACGATGCtcacttttcaaatatttacatatgcttgCATAAACAACTTATTTATCTAAAGAATTTGTCTCACTAAAGACTAAACTTATATCAAAACAGTTGCTTATCAGCTGCACTTTCTTATCTTTGAACTCAATTTAGAAGTCTCCACAAAAGACTGCAGACACTTTGGACAGCTTAGCTCACACCTGCAGCATCACAGATTGCCTAACAACTTGAATGGATTTTGATGGATGTGAaaagtgttttttcttttgatgTAAATATCACAAGAGTGCTATGAAGTTATTTGTACTTGTAGATGACTTTTAGGACTACTATTGTTTTATATGAAGCACTGTAATTAaagctatttaaatatttaattttatcaaatgtGAAGTTTTGGATGCGCGCCGTAAACTTAATTGCGACTTCTTGCCGCGAACGTCAGCCAACAACTGATTGTCAGCAGGAATGAGGTTGTGAGTGGCGTATGAAAATGTATCTAGGTTATAATCTATGAGTAAGTGCTAACAGAAT
It includes:
- the LOC126756804 gene encoding protein brown is translated as MYEIPSNLCLEWKNLNYHVPSNEQSNYTFWQECRKVKELRILKDVSGHMKTGNLVAILGCSGAGKTTLLAAISQRLRGNLTGEVVLNGVAMGRDEMTRISSFLPQFEINVKTFTAYEHLYFMSHFKMHRKTTKAQKRQRVNDLLLACGLRDATHTRIQSLSGGERKRLSLAEELITDPPFIFCDEPTTGLDSYSAYTVIKTLRHLCTRHRVTKHSLTSVYGEDSFITPPSSSEQSTSNSIEMEVLQSDENIFDSIKEIPTLGVLNNSPNGRHKKAIICSIHQPSSAVFELFTHIILMDAGRVVYQGSTDRAFQFFTNLGYVLPQNCNPADFYLKTISDAHTQGKDGELIKTKYENETWGRYSGSWLLARSYSGDYLYNIKNFKKIRWIYQVYLLLIRFITDDSRNIKRGFISLGLFMITSVTLAIMYSGVSGLTQTSVQDIGGSIFMLSSEMIFTFSYGVTYVFPSALPIMRREVGEGTYSLSAYYVAVVLSFIPMAFFKGYVFFSVIYGTVYYARGFMLFLTMGLVLGLSAVTATAYGLFLSSFFETDTMATECAAPFDLIFLIFGGAYYNVDSIPYLKYFSLFFYSNEALMYNFWINVDEIVCPENLDHPCVQNGVEVLKRGSFKTAEYTYWVDCLGLLGLAVAFNVVAYYFIRKYVKRSGYY